From Gigantopelta aegis isolate Gae_Host chromosome 11, Gae_host_genome, whole genome shotgun sequence, the proteins below share one genomic window:
- the LOC121384993 gene encoding 5-hydroxytryptamine receptor 4-like isoform X1 gives MNNTSIPCDEELPGTRDGIATIIVLCLLAVVVVLAVAGNTILILAIITSRRLRNRPNLFVLSRAVVDLGVGALVIPFCIYKYLHNNGWELGHQLCLVVSGFNDTMCFTSLLHLLIIAVHRYIVICHPAYHGHMGLGRVLIMLSACWLIPLLIIYMPMITEWHTIGISEMIPCYPFGKRCIMVYNVTYALVYSLAVYFIPAMIMVFCHVKLRVKTKMRVDHCRRFSVISTELSDVNMAHTLSILMACYGLCWTPLVICRIIDALLKYVMPPDLFTGFFFLACSNSMLNPCVYYLSSSHFRYNIHKLIMCELCCSRNDVIPIKTLNSMMNSQRAEVSDTMESDSLPPLPIVMTTLPTITATTSKVTTTTPKVTTTLPTETVIMPNATTTTTTTTT, from the coding sequence ATGAACAACACGTCGATTCCGTGCGACGAGGAACTGCCTGGCACGAGAGACGGCATCGCCACCATCATCGTCCTGTGTCTGCTGGCGGTGGTCGTCGTGCTGGCTGTGGCTGGGAATACAATTCTCATCCTTGCCATCATCACCAGCAGGCGTCTCCGGAACCGGCCCAACCTGTTCGTGCTGTCTCGTGCCGTCGTTGACCTCGGCGTGGGTGCTCTGGTGATACCGTTCTGTATCTACAAATACCTCCACAACAACGGCTGGGAGCTGGGGCATCAGCTGTGTCTGGTGGTCAGCGGCTTCAACGACACGATGTGCTTTACGTCACTCCTTCACCTCCTCATCATAGCAGTGCACCGCTACATCGTCATCTGTCACCCCGCCTACCACGGGCACATGGGACTCGGTCGGGTGCTCATCATGCTGTCTGCCTGCTGGCTTATCCCCCTGTTGATTATCTACATGCCCATGATTACCGAGTGGCACACGATCGGCATTAGCGAAATGATCCCGTGCTACCCGTTCGGAAAGCGGTGCATCATGGTGTACAACGTCACATACGCGCTTGTCTACTCCCTCGCCGTATATTTCATCCCTGCCATGATCATGGTGTTCTGTCACGTGAAGCTGCGCGTGAAGACCAAGATGCGCGTGGACCACTGTCGCCGGTTCAGCGTCATCTCCACGGAGCTGAGCGACGTCAACATGGCTCACACGCTCAGCATCCTCATGGCGTGTTACGGCCTGTGTTGGACGCCATTAGTTATCTGCAGGATCATCGATGCTCTGCTCAAGTACGTGATGCCGCCCGATCTCTTCACCGGCTTCTTCTTCTTAGCCTGTTCTAACTCCATGCTCAACCCGTGTGTCTACTACCTGTCGAGTAGCCACTTCAGGTACAACATCCATAAGCTCATCATGTGCGAGCTGTGCTGCAGCCGCAACGACGTCATTCCAATCAAGACGCTGAATTCAATGATGAACTCGCAGAGGGCGGAGGTGTCAGATACGATGGAGTCGGATTCGTTACCGCCACTACCGATAGTGATGACAACACTGCCGACAATAACGGCAACAACGTCAAAAGTAACGACGACAACGCCGAAAGTAACGACGACATTACCGACGGAGACAGTAATAATGCCAAAtgcgacgacgacgacgacgacaacgACGACGTGA